The Nitrospirota bacterium genome contains a region encoding:
- a CDS encoding aminotransferase class III-fold pyridoxal phosphate-dependent enzyme, which translates to GFIIEPLVQAAAGMITAPPGYLTRVRELCTKYQVLLIADEVATGFGRTGKMFACQHEGVTPDLMAISKGLTGGYMPLAATLTTEEIYKGFLGRYEDYKTFFHGHSYTGNPLGCAVALANLEVLKKEKTLARLQPKIKTMARLLHPLWQLPQVGDIRQTGFMAAIELVEDKKTRTPYPLEARMGHRVCRIALQRGLLLRPLGHIIVLIPPLSTTLQELRHMIETLRYAIAQAQDKR; encoded by the coding sequence GGCTTCATCATTGAGCCATTAGTCCAAGCTGCTGCCGGCATGATCACCGCCCCACCGGGCTATCTCACACGAGTGCGCGAACTCTGCACGAAATATCAGGTGCTCTTGATCGCCGATGAAGTGGCCACCGGCTTCGGCCGCACTGGGAAAATGTTCGCCTGCCAACATGAGGGGGTGACGCCGGACTTGATGGCGATCAGCAAAGGACTCACCGGCGGCTACATGCCGTTGGCCGCGACCTTGACCACTGAAGAGATCTACAAGGGGTTTCTCGGAAGGTACGAAGACTACAAAACCTTCTTCCACGGCCACAGCTATACCGGTAATCCACTCGGCTGCGCCGTGGCGCTAGCCAACCTTGAAGTGCTCAAGAAAGAGAAGACGCTCGCCCGGCTGCAACCCAAGATCAAGACGATGGCGCGACTTCTGCATCCACTGTGGCAACTGCCACAAGTAGGGGACATTCGTCAGACGGGATTCATGGCAGCCATCGAACTGGTGGAGGACAAGAAAACGCGGACCCCCTACCCGCTCGAAGCTCGCATGGGACACCGCGTGTGCAGGATCGCCCTGCAACGTGGACTACTCCTTCGCCCGCTCGGACACATCATCGTGCTCATTCCGCCCCTCTCGACCACATTACAAGAGTTGCGGCACATGATCGAGACCCTGCGATACGCTATCGCACAGGCACAGGATAAGAGGTGA